The Ranitomeya imitator isolate aRanImi1 chromosome 3, aRanImi1.pri, whole genome shotgun sequence genome has a window encoding:
- the POGLUT3 gene encoding protein O-glucosyltransferase 3 has translation MTPGGAGVRGRYVRPPPVTRRRMAPLLLLLLCAGSLRAAGCPEAVSPERSLVWGPGLQADITLPVRHFHIQAVSGAGRNFTSSPGTKPFKVVIKALSPKEYIRIHVPDPLDRNDGTFLMRYRMYGSVNEGLVIEVRHEDKHVAQSPYLLKGPVYHEYCDCSEEDPETWQQTLSCPSNEAQISKDFAPFPSIDLDRMLEEVPRRFAENRGAIVHYTVLNNQIYRRSLGKYTDFKMFSDEMLQSLARKVRLPDLEFYINVGDWPVENRKANATPGPMPMISWCGSSDSRDIILPTYDITHSTLEALRGVTNDLLSIQGHTGPSWDNKTEQAFFRGRDSREERLQLVQMSKKNPELLDAGITGYFFFREMEKQLGKAPLVGFFDFFKYKYQVNVDGTVAAYRLPYLMLGDSLVLKQESQYYEHFYSNLKPGKHYIPIKRHLGDLLDKIKWAKENDDEMKKIAKEGQSLARDLLQPHRLYCYYYKVFQTYAKRQIGRPEIRDKMEHVPQPDDNSTTCNCHRRKNESKDEL, from the exons ATGACTCCCGGAGGCGCCGGTGTGCGCGGACGATACGTGCGGCCTCCGCCGGTCACCAGGAGGAGGATGGCGCcgctgctgctcctgctgttgTGTGCAGGGAGCCTCCGCGCTGCCGGGTGTCCTGAGGCTGTGAGCCCGGAGCGGAGCCTGGTGTGGGGGCCGGGGCTGCAGGCGGACATCACCCTGCCCGTCCGACACTTCCACATCCAGGCTGTGAGCGGCGCCGGCCGGAACTTCACCTCCTCCCCAG GCACTAAACCCTTTAAGGTTGTTATTAAAGCTCTGTCTCCAAAAGAATATATCCGCATTCATGTACCGGATCCCTTGGACAGGAACGATGGCACCTTCCTGATGAGATATCGCATGTATGGAAGTGTTAATGAAGGGCTGGTCATTGAAGTGCGCCATGAGGACAAGCATGTCGCTCAGTCTCCATATCTACTAAAAG GACCAGTTTATCACGAGTACTGTGACTGTTCAGAAGAAGACCCTGAAACTTGGCAGCAAACTCTTTCTTGTCCAAGCAATGAAGCTCAAATCTCAAAAGACTTTGCCCCCTTTCCATCTATAGACCTGGACAGAATGCTGGAGGAAGTGCCCAGGAGATTTGCAGAAAATCGTGGTGCCATAGTCCATTACACAGTCCTTAATAATCAGATCTATAGACGTTCTTTGGGCAAATACACAGACTTTAAAATGTTCTCTGATGAAATGTTGCAATCTCTGGCAAGAAAG GTTCGCCTACCTGACTTGGAGTTTTACATCAATGTGGGTGATTGGCCGGTGGAAAATCGAAAGGCAAATGCCACCCCTGGTCCTATGCCTATGATTTCTTGGTGTGGATCTTCTGATTCTAGAGACATTATTCTACCCACATATGACATTACTCATTCTACACTTGAAGCGCTTCGTggtgtcaccaatgacctactctcTATCCAAGGCCACACAG GTCCTTCGTGGGACAATAAAACTGAACAGGCCTTTTTCAGGGGGCGAGACAGCCGAGAGGAGCGTCTGCAGCTAGTGCAGATGTCTAAAAAGAATCCCGAGTTGCTAGATGCGGGTATCACTGGTTACTTTTTCTTCCGAGAAATGGAGAAACAGCTGGGAAAAGCGCCACTCGTTGGATTCTTCGATTTCTTTAAG TACAAATACCAGGTGAACGTGGACGGGACGGTGGCTGCGTACAGGCTTCCGTATCTCATGTTGGGGGACAGCCTGGTCCTGAAGCAGGAGTCCCAATATTACGAGCACTTCTACAGTAACCTAAAACCAGGGAAACATTACATCCCCATAAAACGACACTTGGGGGATTTGTTAGACAAGATAAAGTGGGCGAAG GAAAATGATGACGAGATGAAGAAGATAGCCAAGGAAGGTCAGTCTCTCGCCAGGGACCTGCTGCAACCTCACAGACTATACTGCTACTATTATAAAGTATTCCAG ACATATGCTAAGCGCCAAATAGGCCGCCCTGAAATCCGTGATAAGATGGAACATGTTCCTCAGCCAGACGATAACTCCACCACCTGTAATTGTCACAGAAGGAAGAATGAGAGTAAAGATGAGTTATAG